The following nucleotide sequence is from Hydrogenoanaerobacterium saccharovorans.
AATTTCGCTAAAGTTCCACAGGTTTAGCGAACTTTCGAGACCCGATATAAAACAAAGGGGCAACGCATAGCGTTGCCCCTTTTCTAATGCTCGAAATTTCCGCTAAACGGTTCTTTAGCGATAATTAAGCAAGGGTGTTAATAGACACCCTTAACATGCCTTGTAGCCAGTTCTAGGCGGGGTGGGGTTATTGGTTCTTTATGTGTTTCATTATTTCTATGTTTCTGCCTGTAAACCAGTCGAGGGGTACGTTAAATTCATCTGCAATTTTACAGAGGTCGTTAATGCTCATTTTTCTTTTTCCGTTTTCGTACTGGTTATAACATTCTCTTGATTTTTCAATTATGGCTGCTAAATCTTCTTGCTTTAAGTCTTTGATTTCTCTAAGTTCTTTGAGCTTGTTTTGCATTATTTTTTCGTAATTCATGATATGACCTCCTTTGTTGTTATTATATCAAAAGTAACATAATGTTAAGTAACGGTTTGTTACTTTTTTTATTTTTTTAATGTTGCAAAATGTTACTTTGTATGCTATTATTTTAATGTAACATATCGTTACTTGCAATGGTAATCTTTAACTTTGCTTAAGTATTTTTATTTAGTGTGTAGTTATTGTATTATACACTGCCAAGTTGGTTGAATTTTGCCGTATATACGAAAGGAGGTTTTTTGTTAATGAAAAGTTTTGCTATTGGTAAAGTAATTGAGCCCGAGGTTAAGCGGACTCAAAAAGGAAAGAACTTTGTTGAGTTTGGTTTGTTGGTTGGTAAATCCTCAATTGTGTTTTCGGTTTGGGATGATGATAACAACTACAAAAAATGCACCGAACTTACAGACGGTGATAATGTATGTGTAATCATCAATCCGTCGGTAACCGATAAAGGCAATTTACGCTTTTATGTTTCAAACATTGTGCTTGCTCCAGAGGGATTGCGCGAAACAATGTTGGATTTGTTTGTAGTTAAAAAGTAGGTGTCTTTATGCAAAATATACGCGCTTTTAGTAAGGCTTTTGGCTTTACGTTTTTGGCTCTCACGATAATAGCATTATCGGTTATGAGTGTCTACGCTGTAGATATTGATACGGCTATCACACCCGCCGTACCAGTTGCAGATAACAGGGCAGTAAAAAGCCCCTCTGCTGATACAACAGAGGGGACAAGCCCTAAATTTTTAGATAGTGGTGTGGTAAGTAGTATGCAAACCATAGAAGATGTTGAACCCGATAATTTACCTGCTGTAACCTCTTGTGAGGACGATATACATGCAATACGTCAATATATAGAGTTTGTAATATATATGTTATTGCCTTTGGGGTTGGCTGTTAAAATAGTAGTTGCTTTTTATCGTTGGTTTGAAAAAACTTTTGTGGATGTATTTTAAGGCTATAGCAATTTTAAAATAAATAATTTGATTATGGAGGATTTGTTATGTTTAAGAAAATTAGTGCTTTCGTATCGAAACACAAAAAGGCTGTTTTGATGGGTGCTCCTGCAGTTCTCACTCCTGCGCTTGCTATTGTTCCTGCTTTTGCGGCAGAGGGTACTCCGATGCCCACGCTGACAATTACAACGGATATGTTGAGACCTCTTGTTGATGGTGTCATTGCGAATATCAATGTTATTCTGCCTGTTGGACTGGGTATTATGGCAATTATGCTTGGTATCAAGTTGATACCTCAAATTTTATCGAAGTTCATGCATATTTAATTAGTACATAAGGGAGTGGGAGTCAATACTCCTGCTCCCTTTTTTTGTTGGGAGTGATTTTTAATATGGGTGGTTCTATTAATGGATTTTTTATACCTTGGGACTACAGCATGTTTGCTCGTGGTATTGATGATTTGATACAAAAAATAGGTGTGGGCATTAATATTGGTTTTTGGATTTTTATTGTGGTTACTGGCTTGTATCTGTTAATCGGATTAATTCAAGGCATTGGCAAATAATTTTTGTATTGGGTGAGGTGTGTTTTTATGCCGAGTATTGCTATTGTAATAGCTTGTCTCATTGTTTCGGGGTTGAATGCTTTTTATCATTTGTACATGGATAAGTAGTGAGGAGTGCTTTTTAATATGCAATGTAAAAAATGTAATGCAGTAATGAGACTTGATGATAAAGATGTAGATTACAGGTATATTGATTATTACTATGCTTGTGACAATTGTAATTCATCTTGTTACGTAAAGAAAAACAAACAAAAAAAGGTAATTCGAGTAGTTTGGACTGATGAAGATGGTAGGTGTTTGAATTGATAAGACGATTTCTACATGGTTTTGTGGCTTGTATTTTGATGGTGTCTTTTTGTGTGACAGCGTTTGCGGTTGACGACCCTAATTTAAAAGACCCATATGTGCCAATTATGCCAGAGTTCTTGAGTGGTGCTAATGTTAATATTCCATTGGATAAATCAAGTGGTACTGCTAGATTGTTTTTCTCTGATTTTTACGAGAAACCATATATTATAGCGGTTCAGCAGTTAACAGCAACAAAATATTATCCATCTTCTGGGGCTGAAAATTATAAATTTGTTGGTGACGATAAACTGTGGTCTTTGGATTTTATAAAGGTTAGCAATTATTCGGGTGTTGGTGCTGATATACATTTTCGTTTCCATCATAAAAACGATTATAGAGTATATCCTGCATCATGTCCGATCGGACTTGTTTTTACCGATACAAAAACAACGAATCCCGCATACTTGGAGATTTTATCCTATCAGTACGATTTTAAAAACAAAGTTTTTAAAGCACCTGTTTATCAGACACACAGTTCATCGCAGGGGTTGCAGTATAGCTATGTTTTGGCATCTTCACCGGTAACTCAATTTCCAATCCCTCAGTATCCGCAATATGGCAAGTTAGGTAATATACCCGTTACTTACTCTTATGATGTTAATTATCCTAATGTACATTACAACTGGTGGCTTGGTAATGCGGATATAACAAATGATGTTAAACCCGATGAGCCATCTAAACCCGATGAGCCATCTAAACCCGATGAGCCGAACAAACCACCGTATATACCACCGTTTAAACCACCTGTTAAACCATCATTACCCGATTATGATGACATTAAACCCGATAAGCCGAGTGCACCATTTACACCCGATAGTAACACAAATGATGGTTATAAAAAGCCTGTTGATGGGGACAAGCCATATAATCCATTACCGCCAAACTGGCAACCACCCACGATGCCAAAAGATGCATTTGGCAAGCCAAGTATCAAAGATGGTAGTAACCCATTTGGTGAGCCTAACATCAAGGATGGTGGAAACCCATTTGGTATACCTAACATCAAGGATGGTGGAAACCCATTTGGTACACCGAATATCAAAGACGGCGGGAACCCATTCGGTGTGCCTAACATCAAGGATGGTGGAAACCCATTTGGTGAGCCTAACATCAAGGATGGCGGGAACCCATTTGGTGAGCCTAACATTAAAAATGGTGTGAACCCGTTCGGTAAGCCCGATATTCAAAACGGTGTGAACCCATACGGTAAGCCTAATATTGATAGTAGCGGTAAGAGCTTATATCAAACTTTATTAGATATGTTTGATTTTAAATAAATAAAGTGTGTTTTGCAATACATTTTTGGCAATGCGCCTTGTGCGCAGGCCCAAAAATGTATGCAATAACACTGTGTTGTTTTTATAATAACATTTAATAATCTGTTAAGCCGTAGGGGGTGTATTAATGCTGTTAGAGTGGATTTGTAATATCTTTTTTTCGCTAGCCTATTTTGTTTTAAAGTTAATACCGTCATTTCCGCAAGTTGATGGCTTAAATATTAGTATGTCACCGCTCTTTTATGTGCTTGGCTTTATTAATAATTTTGTATCTCTTAGGGTGGTTTCGGGGTGTCTGCTTACGGTTCTTGTGGTTTTTAATTGCAAATATGTATGGTCACTGATATGTTGGGTCATAAAAAAAATACCAGGGGTGAGTTGATTTGAATATTGCAAGTAGTTTTAGTGGAGTTTCTTCTTCGCTTTTAGCATTGTTTGGGCATTTGCTTTTTTTTGTTTTCAAGATTGTATTTTTGTTTGTTTTAGTTTATCTTTTTTTCTTTTGTATTTCGTGTAAATGTGTTCCGTTTTTTAAAACGGCTGAAAAGTTAAAACAGATAAAGATTAAAAATAAATGGTTTTGTTTTAC
It contains:
- a CDS encoding helix-turn-helix transcriptional regulator, producing the protein MNYEKIMQNKLKELREIKDLKQEDLAAIIEKSRECYNQYENGKRKMSINDLCKIADEFNVPLDWFTGRNIEIMKHIKNQ